In Suricata suricatta isolate VVHF042 chromosome 14, meerkat_22Aug2017_6uvM2_HiC, whole genome shotgun sequence, one DNA window encodes the following:
- the LOC115277857 gene encoding zinc finger protein 2 homolog, with protein MCKDDSYGSSFSHTLDLSNHQRIYTRDKPFKRDQCQENISCGLDLAQHQGSNTGTNPYFIRYQKFGAREKPFKCRNCRKSFSRGTHLIQHERCHTGERPYECNVCGKSFSWDSSLILHQRTHTGEKRYECSECGKAFSQSTCLTQHQRTHTGEKPYECNQCGKAFSQSSHLILHQKTHTGEKPYECNQGGKAFIQSIQLTLHLRTHSGEKPYECTECGKTYSHSSSLMQHKRIHTGEKPFECKECGKAFTQNIQLTLHLRTHTGEKPYDCTECGKAYSHRSSLIQHKRVHTGEKPFECSECGKAFRWNTHLTQHQRIHTGEKPYKCKTCDKSFSRSTHLSQHQRIHTEEKPCKCNECGKTFGQSACLT; from the coding sequence ATGTGTAAAGATGACAGTTATGGCAGTAGCTTTTCACATACCCTGGATCTAAGTAATCATCAGAGAATCTACACAAGGGACAAGCCATTCAAACGTGATCAGTGTCAGGAAAACATTAGCTGTGGTTTGGATCTCGCTCAACACCAGGGTAGTAATACTGGAACTAACCCATACTTCATTAGATACCAGAAATTTGGTGCTAGAGAAAAGCCCTTCAAATGCAGAAACTGTCGTAAATCTTTTAGCAGGGGCACACACCTTATACAGCATGAAAGATGTCACACAGGAGAGCGGCCATATGAGTGTAATGTATGTGGGAAGTCGTTCAGCTGGGACTCATCCCTTATTCTACATCAGAGAactcatactggagaaaaacgCTATGAGTGTAGTGAATGTGGAAAGGCTTTCAGCCAAAGTACATGCCTCACACAACATCAGAGGactcatacaggagagaaaccttatgaatgcaatcagtgtgggaaggcctttagCCAAAGTTCACATCTAATTCTGCATCAGAAAACTCATACtggggagaaaccctatgaatgtaatcAGGGTGGCAAAGCCTTTATTCAGAGCATTCAACTTACTCTGCATCTAAGAACTCattctggagagaaaccttatgaatgtacCGAATGTGGTAAAACCTATAGTCATAGCTCATCCCTAATGCAACACAAGAGgattcacactggagaaaaaccctttgaatgtaaagaatgtgggaaagcctttaccCAGAACATTCAGCTTACTTTACATCTGAGAAcacatactggagagaaaccttatgatTGTACTGAATGTGGCAAAGCCTATAGTCATAGGTCATCCCTTATTCAACATAAGAGGGtccatactggagaaaaaccctTTGAATGTAGTGAATGCGGGAAAGCTTTCCGGTGGAACACACATCTTACTCAACACcagagaatccatactggagagaaaccttataaaTGCAAAACATGTGACAAATCTTTCAGCAGGAGTACACACCTTAGtcaacatcagagaattcatactgaaGAGAAACCCTGCAAGTGTAATGAGTGTGGGAAAACCTTTGGTCAGAGTGCATGTCTGACTTAA